The following are from one region of the Tenacibaculum dicentrarchi genome:
- a CDS encoding nucleoid-associated protein, producing MIKRTRAEISKCIIHKVANKFNSGQNSFSEELVRFDEESYELLMPFLLKPFQTLTQSYRFSHQADVRLNEVNKYTDAIFDDEDVFIENSINIVNHLFEQSNSAQIKTGDVLVVYFENIEYKNILTNAVGVFKIESKVDFFQTYKEEESFDVVVQKGISTKKLDKGCLILNTTDTEGTVVLSVDNNNYDAQYWIKNFLNVQFANDGNLHTQNYLEMCKDFSEEIIKPEFGKQEQSKFLANTVDYFKEQENVNYHNFKEEVFEDEKHQEMFEDYKKHFEKLNDVLIRNNFEVSEAVLKKEKSKFKSEIKLDTNIQIKIDIDAPDAASEYLELGYDEAKKMKYYKVFFNAEK from the coding sequence ATGATAAAAAGAACCCGTGCCGAAATTAGTAAATGTATTATTCATAAAGTAGCAAATAAATTTAACAGTGGTCAAAATTCATTTTCTGAAGAATTAGTTCGTTTTGATGAAGAAAGCTATGAGTTATTAATGCCTTTTTTATTAAAGCCTTTTCAAACGCTTACACAAAGTTACCGATTTAGTCATCAAGCCGATGTTCGTTTAAATGAAGTTAATAAATACACCGATGCTATTTTTGATGATGAAGATGTATTTATTGAAAACTCAATAAATATTGTAAATCATTTATTTGAACAATCAAATTCAGCTCAAATAAAAACAGGCGATGTATTGGTTGTATATTTTGAAAATATCGAATATAAAAATATTTTAACCAATGCGGTTGGTGTTTTTAAAATAGAAAGTAAAGTTGATTTTTTTCAAACCTATAAAGAAGAAGAAAGTTTTGATGTGGTTGTTCAAAAAGGAATATCAACAAAAAAACTAGACAAAGGTTGTTTAATTTTAAATACAACCGATACTGAAGGAACGGTGGTGTTATCCGTAGATAATAATAATTACGATGCACAGTACTGGATTAAAAACTTCTTAAACGTGCAGTTTGCAAATGATGGTAATTTACACACCCAAAATTATTTAGAAATGTGTAAAGATTTTTCTGAAGAAATTATAAAACCTGAATTTGGTAAACAAGAACAAAGTAAGTTTTTAGCCAACACAGTTGATTATTTTAAAGAGCAAGAAAATGTAAATTATCATAATTTTAAAGAAGAAGTTTTTGAAGATGAAAAACACCAAGAAATGTTTGAAGATTACAAAAAACATTTTGAAAAGCTAAACGATGTTTTAATTCGTAACAATTTTGAAGTATCAGAAGCCGTACTAAAAAAGGAAAAAAGCAAGTTTAAATCTGAAATTAAACTAGATACTAATATTCAGATAAAAATTGATATTGATGCTCCAGATGCTGCTTCTGAATATTTAGAGTTAGGATATGATGAGGCTAAAAAGATGAAGTATTATAAAGTGTTTTTTAACGCTGAAAAATAG
- a CDS encoding N-acetylmuramidase family protein: MRKINEKDFKEAAKTLGVEVAIIKAVCEVEAPMGGFLQTGEPVILFERHKFHQFTDGIFSEKHPTISNPRAGGYISGRREHFRLQEAEKLNREAALKSASWGKFQIMGFNYKLCGFSNIQTFINAMYNSEKAQLKAFVNFIKSVGLSDELRRKDWKGFARGYNGRAYYKNAYDKKLKRAYINQIQKSYDKKLSNQCG, encoded by the coding sequence ATGAGAAAAATAAACGAAAAAGATTTTAAAGAAGCTGCTAAAACTTTAGGCGTTGAAGTCGCTATCATTAAAGCAGTATGTGAAGTTGAGGCGCCTATGGGTGGCTTCTTACAAACTGGCGAACCAGTTATTTTATTTGAACGTCATAAATTTCATCAATTTACCGATGGCATTTTTTCGGAAAAACACCCTACTATTTCAAACCCCAGAGCTGGCGGTTATATAAGCGGCAGACGAGAGCATTTTAGGCTTCAAGAAGCGGAGAAATTAAACAGAGAAGCCGCATTAAAATCGGCATCATGGGGGAAGTTTCAAATTATGGGCTTCAATTATAAATTATGTGGGTTTTCAAATATCCAAACCTTTATAAATGCCATGTATAACAGCGAAAAGGCACAATTAAAAGCATTTGTAAATTTTATTAAATCGGTTGGTTTAAGCGATGAACTTCGCCGTAAAGATTGGAAGGGTTTTGCAAGAGGTTATAACGGCAGAGCCTACTACAAAAATGCCTACGATAAAAAGCTAAAACGAGCTTATATAAATCAAATACAGAAAAGTTATGACAAAAAACTATCTAATCAATGTGGTTAA
- a CDS encoding helix-turn-helix domain-containing protein gives MAKRTNNEPIRAIAQRMFVEEGLNAKAIAIALDKTEQTIGRWRKGFGDNPINWDEERKQFLATPHNIRKLIAKELSQLVEGKKAELDMKAIQAAIKALQDMADETSVEVVYTVFKEFDNWMAEQEPEIAISFLEWHKNYLLHKAQQTS, from the coding sequence ATGGCTAAAAGAACAAATAATGAACCTATAAGAGCAATCGCACAACGAATGTTCGTGGAGGAAGGACTCAACGCAAAAGCCATTGCCATTGCGTTGGATAAAACAGAACAAACTATCGGGCGATGGCGTAAAGGTTTTGGTGATAATCCTATTAATTGGGACGAAGAACGAAAGCAATTTTTAGCAACGCCTCATAATATTCGCAAATTAATAGCCAAAGAGCTTTCTCAACTTGTAGAAGGAAAAAAAGCCGAGCTAGATATGAAAGCAATTCAGGCGGCTATTAAGGCTTTGCAAGATATGGCAGATGAAACTTCCGTAGAAGTTGTATATACAGTATTCAAAGAATTTGATAATTGGATGGCAGAGCAAGAACCTGAAATTGCAATTAGTTTTTTAGAATGGCATAAAAATTATTTATTACACAAAGCACAACAAACATCATAA
- a CDS encoding phage protein Gp36 family protein, giving the protein MAFITDDDYTVLVRNEVKEILLENYSETKLRGAEQMALAQIRNYLAGKYDVNEIFSQVAEARNSHILMLVLDCALYHLYTSTVPRSMPDIRSARYQDAIDWLKLVASGDTTADLPKKTNEEGEVLQGIKFTSKHKPENHRW; this is encoded by the coding sequence ATGGCATTTATAACTGATGACGATTATACCGTTTTGGTACGTAACGAGGTAAAAGAAATTTTACTTGAAAATTATTCTGAAACAAAATTAAGAGGTGCCGAACAAATGGCATTGGCACAAATTAGAAACTATTTAGCAGGTAAATACGACGTAAACGAAATATTTAGTCAAGTAGCTGAAGCCCGAAATAGTCATATTTTAATGCTCGTATTAGATTGTGCCTTGTATCATTTATACACAAGTACTGTGCCTCGAAGCATGCCCGATATTCGTTCGGCTCGTTATCAAGATGCTATTGATTGGCTCAAACTTGTAGCCTCTGGAGATACCACCGCAGATTTGCCAAAAAAAACAAATGAAGAAGGAGAAGTTTTACAGGGCATAAAATTTACATCAAAACACAAACCCGAAAACCATCGTTGGTAA
- a CDS encoding phage tail tape measure protein, which translates to MATSKMTMLLDLSTKLFGGKLQKLQSKFDKFVTKVGGKIDKLRLKYKGFIDEIPGLGRAMDLLKNPMALATVGILGVGIAFGALATKGVQAAEKFDTAFLPIKQLNLDKSKVELDSYRSKIRDAAFDIGTNLGDSTNAMYDLQSATGLYGKDAIAVFKKVGRYSQATGADLGDSMNSTTKAMKAFGIGVDGIDALLASNAKTVQTGIVTFDELAKVQTEYAGATSAAGQSVDVGNKVFAMFTSISKNADIAAGQTKNFFDGLGAQGSKIKKELDIDIFGVDGKMKDADKLLIDISQKFKNMTDKEITDTINKIGGPEGLRTALAKVKTGADDMIKTFNAFDSSKFSLKDALKNAEGDFGKMKEMFSSRLEAVFSKIGEKIIPLLANLFDTLAPVLEWLYQNIDWILPAFGSFVTILGAATAAMWLFNTAVSANPISLIIIAISALVALVVTAITHFDSWGATVLYFLGPIGRLISAFVLVYKHWDSIVNAFKSDGIIGGLKRIGIVLLDVLLRPLEGILKVAAKLPIIGKYAKSGLSQIQDLRKDLNLTPPEEDKETESGKETVKKDLYGNPITPKGNTDPKKTLTKQVNKVVGDAKQTRNISITIDALNKGGINLKGGATQGMTLQDVENWFNEAMMRVVRNAETS; encoded by the coding sequence ATGGCAACCTCAAAAATGACGATGTTATTAGATTTAAGCACTAAGCTTTTTGGCGGTAAACTTCAAAAATTACAAAGCAAATTTGATAAATTTGTAACTAAAGTTGGTGGAAAAATAGACAAACTAAGATTAAAATATAAAGGTTTTATTGATGAAATACCAGGATTAGGGCGTGCAATGGATTTATTAAAAAATCCAATGGCATTGGCTACCGTAGGAATACTAGGCGTTGGTATTGCTTTTGGAGCACTCGCCACAAAAGGCGTGCAAGCCGCCGAAAAGTTTGACACCGCTTTTTTGCCCATCAAACAATTGAACCTCGATAAATCAAAAGTAGAACTTGATAGTTACCGCTCCAAAATTAGAGATGCCGCTTTTGATATTGGTACAAATCTTGGCGATTCTACTAATGCAATGTACGATTTACAATCTGCTACTGGCTTATACGGTAAAGATGCTATTGCTGTTTTTAAAAAAGTAGGGCGTTACTCTCAAGCAACAGGAGCTGATTTAGGCGATTCGATGAACTCCACCACAAAAGCAATGAAAGCCTTTGGTATTGGCGTTGATGGTATTGATGCTTTATTAGCCTCGAACGCTAAAACCGTGCAAACAGGTATTGTTACTTTTGATGAACTCGCTAAAGTACAAACGGAATATGCGGGTGCAACAAGTGCGGCAGGGCAAAGTGTTGATGTTGGTAATAAGGTTTTTGCCATGTTTACTTCTATTAGTAAAAATGCTGATATTGCAGCAGGTCAAACAAAAAACTTTTTTGATGGTTTAGGAGCTCAAGGTTCAAAAATAAAAAAAGAACTAGATATTGATATATTTGGTGTAGATGGCAAAATGAAAGATGCCGATAAGTTATTGATTGATATTAGTCAGAAGTTTAAAAACATGACGGATAAAGAAATAACTGATACCATTAATAAAATTGGAGGTCCTGAAGGATTACGAACCGCATTAGCAAAAGTAAAAACAGGAGCCGATGATATGATTAAAACATTTAATGCTTTTGATAGCTCTAAATTTAGCCTAAAAGACGCCCTAAAAAATGCAGAAGGCGATTTTGGCAAAATGAAAGAAATGTTTAGCAGTAGGCTTGAAGCCGTATTTTCTAAAATAGGTGAAAAAATAATACCATTGCTTGCCAATTTATTTGATACACTTGCTCCTGTATTAGAATGGTTGTATCAAAACATTGATTGGATATTACCTGCTTTTGGGTCATTTGTTACCATATTAGGAGCTGCCACGGCTGCAATGTGGTTATTTAATACCGCCGTATCAGCAAATCCAATTTCTTTAATAATAATTGCTATTTCTGCCTTGGTAGCTTTGGTGGTAACAGCAATAACACATTTTGATTCATGGGGAGCTACAGTACTTTATTTTTTAGGACCTATCGGAAGGTTGATTAGTGCCTTTGTATTAGTGTATAAACATTGGGATAGTATTGTAAATGCTTTTAAATCTGATGGTATTATTGGAGGTTTAAAACGTATTGGAATTGTATTGTTGGATGTTTTATTGCGTCCGTTAGAAGGTATTTTAAAAGTAGCCGCAAAATTACCGATTATTGGTAAATATGCAAAAAGTGGATTATCTCAAATACAAGACCTCCGTAAAGATTTAAACTTAACTCCTCCAGAAGAAGATAAGGAAACGGAAAGCGGAAAAGAAACAGTAAAAAAAGATTTATACGGAAATCCAATTACACCAAAAGGAAATACCGACCCTAAAAAAACACTAACAAAACAAGTTAATAAAGTTGTCGGCGATGCCAAACAAACACGTAATATTTCAATTACTATTGATGCTTTAAATAAAGGTGGTATCAATTTAAAAGGAGGTGCAACTCAAGGAATGACTTTGCAAGATGTAGAAAATTGGTTTAACGAAGCCATGATGCGAGTTGTACGAAATGCCGAAACTAGCTAA
- a CDS encoding DUF6046 domain-containing protein, with protein sequence MNNGEAIVINLAARYAAAFGAVAISKLLNKAILIKEDNKYDVEFYGDACSDAENITFKYAGEELLFGEMITGKNATTYAPPLMVSFSREKNLIETEASGSDSVVVERWGTKPWSIDIRGILIDVDNREYPSYKIDLLARFFEHNDIIEVYGEQFYDKDIDSIYLTAVSITPVEGFADTVQISLSAKSIKGVNYTLLNPM encoded by the coding sequence ATGAATAACGGAGAAGCCATTGTTATAAATTTAGCAGCTCGTTATGCAGCCGCTTTTGGGGCGGTTGCAATTAGCAAATTACTAAACAAAGCAATACTTATTAAAGAAGATAATAAGTATGATGTTGAATTTTATGGCGATGCTTGTTCAGATGCCGAAAATATCACTTTTAAGTATGCGGGCGAAGAATTGTTATTTGGCGAAATGATTACTGGTAAAAATGCTACTACATACGCACCGCCGTTAATGGTAAGTTTTTCTCGAGAGAAAAATTTAATTGAAACGGAAGCATCAGGAAGTGATAGCGTTGTTGTGGAACGTTGGGGTACAAAACCGTGGTCTATTGATATTCGAGGTATTTTAATAGATGTTGATAACCGTGAATATCCTTCATATAAAATAGATTTATTAGCTCGTTTTTTTGAGCATAACGATATTATTGAAGTTTACGGTGAACAGTTTTATGACAAAGATATTGATAGTATTTATTTAACCGCCGTTTCAATAACGCCAGTAGAAGGTTTTGCTGATACCGTGCAAATTAGTTTATCAGCTAAAAGCATAAAAGGAGTTAATTATACGCTATTAAATCCGATGTAA
- a CDS encoding phage portal protein family protein: MKVLGYDVNIKKASILAKAETPNNSEKRNPGIIKIAQGFKDTSRKDIQKWRQALQLMQHPEEPKFNAYYDLISDLLTDGHLQSQIQMRKMSTLNSNFQVINRKTKDINEDLSFTLQQQWFYEFLEHAIDHIIFGTTLIEFSEFQNEKIKHTIIPRRNVVTTQKKIFPDLQKPQFIDYANPMFENWLIQIGKNGELGILNNIIPNLIWLRNVMQAWAEFCEKFGLPLITATTNTTDTNTINKVHAMLLQLGEASVGTFPTGTEIKFQEANRTDAYNTYLQFIKTNMDMVSKQLVGSTMLSDQGSNRSQTEVHERTLDKKIAQADKRLISFIINDQLFPLLEAQGYKISPEDMFEFKPAEEVLNLKDLWSITDGLLKSGYEIPLDWLSKSFNIPIDSKKKSITITPNKPIIALSEQRYPTSCCPSTIVAVSGAMGRLLTKLNSQLIKEIYNKSDTSGIAGKMIVLEALELFKGLKSKFSSTTQYTGPDLLMLQMMEYNLFEFTASKTEARLSAMTNLLIDKENKKLREYSDFKALCEKETKEFNSNWLQTEYNLSVAVGQNSASYIRMMAEKDTVTSYVQYQTIGDGSVRNSHKVLDGRIFNLSDKEAMDLVAPNGYGCRCELVQYIGDTQGKVTTGKYAKELLVEQDPKYRNSQFEVNRADLKQVFTKKQFYTDIKGLPEKLNKMTFDKYGAKSYGTFKNSLNNIKIDTTITGDNVKELFDKIKGTDLMGLEDYLGRKMILKEKVFKAHTKGKYLKSNENRHQLFPHIKDIIKNPDEVWYNNPDRLENQFQSRYVKFYKDKIIAVDCKLDKEQGLEIKTWYPIKKEDPLYRKGLLVWDKLNKTPSI; the protein is encoded by the coding sequence ATGAAAGTATTAGGATACGATGTAAACATAAAAAAAGCAAGCATTTTAGCGAAAGCTGAAACTCCAAATAATTCAGAAAAACGAAACCCTGGTATTATCAAAATAGCACAAGGTTTTAAAGATACTAGCCGTAAAGATATTCAGAAATGGAGACAAGCTTTACAATTAATGCAGCATCCAGAAGAACCAAAATTTAATGCGTATTATGATTTAATTTCCGATTTATTAACCGATGGGCATTTACAGTCGCAAATACAAATGCGTAAAATGTCCACATTAAATTCCAATTTTCAAGTTATTAATCGTAAAACGAAAGATATTAATGAGGACCTTAGTTTTACTTTACAGCAACAATGGTTTTATGAATTTTTAGAACACGCAATAGACCATATTATTTTTGGAACTACATTAATTGAGTTTTCTGAATTTCAAAATGAAAAAATAAAACACACGATTATACCTCGCAGAAATGTTGTTACTACGCAAAAGAAAATATTTCCAGACTTGCAAAAACCTCAATTTATAGATTATGCAAATCCAATGTTTGAAAATTGGTTAATTCAAATAGGTAAAAACGGTGAGCTAGGTATTCTAAACAACATTATTCCGAACCTTATTTGGCTACGTAATGTAATGCAAGCATGGGCTGAATTTTGTGAGAAATTTGGACTGCCATTAATAACAGCAACGACCAATACAACGGACACAAACACCATTAATAAGGTTCACGCCATGCTATTACAGTTAGGCGAAGCTTCCGTTGGTACTTTTCCGACTGGAACAGAAATAAAATTTCAAGAGGCAAACAGAACGGACGCTTACAACACCTATTTACAGTTTATAAAAACCAATATGGATATGGTAAGTAAGCAGTTAGTTGGTTCTACAATGCTATCCGACCAAGGTTCTAATCGAAGTCAAACAGAAGTACACGAACGTACTTTAGATAAAAAAATAGCACAAGCCGATAAGCGTTTAATTTCATTTATAATTAATGACCAATTATTTCCATTACTCGAAGCACAAGGTTATAAAATAAGTCCTGAAGATATGTTTGAATTTAAACCTGCAGAAGAGGTTTTAAATTTAAAAGACCTTTGGAGTATTACTGATGGTTTGCTTAAAAGTGGGTATGAAATACCTTTAGATTGGCTTTCTAAATCATTCAATATTCCTATTGATAGTAAAAAAAAAAGCATAACGATAACTCCAAATAAACCAATAATTGCACTATCGGAACAGCGTTATCCTACGAGTTGTTGCCCAAGTACAATTGTTGCCGTTAGTGGTGCTATGGGTAGGTTATTAACCAAATTAAACAGCCAATTAATAAAAGAAATATACAATAAATCAGATACTTCGGGTATTGCTGGAAAAATGATTGTTTTGGAAGCTTTGGAGTTATTTAAAGGTTTAAAATCTAAATTTTCAAGCACTACACAATACACAGGACCTGATTTACTAATGCTTCAAATGATGGAATATAATCTGTTTGAATTTACGGCAAGTAAAACTGAAGCTCGACTATCAGCAATGACTAATTTATTAATTGATAAAGAAAATAAAAAGCTTCGTGAATACAGTGATTTTAAAGCATTGTGCGAAAAAGAAACCAAAGAATTTAACAGTAATTGGCTTCAAACAGAATATAATTTATCGGTAGCTGTTGGGCAAAATTCAGCAAGTTATATCCGTATGATGGCTGAAAAAGATACGGTAACTTCTTATGTACAATATCAAACTATTGGCGATGGAAGTGTACGTAATTCGCACAAAGTATTAGATGGACGTATTTTTAATTTATCTGATAAAGAAGCTATGGATTTGGTTGCTCCAAACGGCTATGGTTGCCGATGTGAACTTGTGCAATATATAGGAGATACTCAAGGAAAAGTAACAACAGGAAAATACGCAAAAGAATTATTAGTAGAACAAGACCCTAAATATAGAAATTCACAATTTGAAGTAAACCGTGCAGATTTAAAACAAGTATTTACAAAAAAGCAATTTTATACAGATATAAAAGGACTTCCTGAAAAATTGAATAAAATGACTTTTGATAAATATGGAGCAAAATCTTATGGCACTTTTAAAAACTCTTTAAATAACATTAAAATAGATACCACTATTACTGGAGATAATGTAAAAGAATTGTTTGATAAAATAAAGGGTACTGATTTAATGGGATTAGAGGATTATTTAGGTAGAAAAATGATTCTAAAAGAAAAAGTATTTAAAGCACATACAAAAGGTAAATACTTAAAATCTAATGAAAATAGGCATCAGTTATTTCCGCATATAAAAGATATTATTAAAAACCCAGATGAAGTTTGGTATAATAATCCTGATAGGTTAGAAAATCAATTTCAATCAAGATATGTTAAGTTTTACAAAGATAAAATAATAGCTGTTGACTGTAAATTGGATAAAGAGCAAGGTTTAGAAATAAAGACTTGGTATCCAATAAAAAAAGAAGACCCTTTATATAGAAAAGGTCTTTTGGTTTGGGATAAGTTAAATAAAACGCCTTCAATTTAA
- a CDS encoding phage virion morphogenesis protein — protein MSVKFKGDFFEKLQRIDNKFFLSKMTSEAGVIAVNFSKDRFRQKNWVDTSQEKWTPRKRKRAGSILVKSSRLKRSIRKISEGKYYVLIGTDVPYAQIHNEGGTIKATARVRAHSRTRKGRNQPIKVKAHTRQMNTKIPKRQFLGESAVLALRLENHMYDKVTDEIYKK, from the coding sequence ATGTCTGTAAAATTTAAAGGTGATTTTTTTGAGAAACTTCAAAGAATAGATAACAAATTCTTTTTAAGTAAAATGACTTCGGAAGCTGGAGTAATTGCGGTTAATTTTTCTAAAGATAGGTTTCGCCAAAAAAACTGGGTGGATACATCACAAGAAAAATGGACTCCTCGAAAACGAAAAAGAGCAGGTTCTATTTTAGTAAAATCGAGTCGTTTAAAACGTTCTATTCGTAAAATTAGTGAGGGTAAATATTATGTACTTATTGGTACGGATGTTCCGTATGCTCAAATACACAATGAAGGTGGTACAATAAAAGCAACCGCAAGAGTAAGAGCGCATAGTAGAACTAGAAAAGGACGGAACCAGCCTATTAAGGTAAAAGCGCATACAAGACAAATGAATACTAAAATTCCGAAGCGTCAATTTTTAGGAGAATCAGCAGTTTTGGCATTGCGGTTGGAAAATCATATGTATGATAAAGTAACAGACGAAATTTATAAGAAATGA
- a CDS encoding DUF2586 family protein, with protein MSNINGVSIKKGQQGANVLGGADSVSGIIVGAVTAPTPLGFDGPKVVYNMKGVESLGITETFDTTENTILHRHLKEFYRNAGDGTELYLMVVESGLRTMSSICEEQAKRMLAFAKGKIKQIAIAYNEPGQYTMLNGMPENVYSAIPKAQGLALWAYNNHMPCQVFLEGYNCGNNAASMANLREIANLNATKVSVFIGQDYNYAKKQASKHFADVGSLLGICAKAKVNENVGNNEKFNITDATKDAWLEPGLSSHTQNDEIFEDLQTLETKGYLFGLEYTGMAGVRINNDHTCTPIIVDANNKVNEHTIAYGRVLDKAVRGLRTAYLPKVKTDWVVNKDTGKIPPGVVVALEDIGDKVFEDMEQRSEITFGKTFVDKDSDLIVSKELKVSFVLVPKGAIGEIKGTINLKTQA; from the coding sequence ATGTCGAATATAAATGGTGTAAGTATAAAAAAAGGACAACAGGGTGCAAATGTACTGGGGGGTGCAGATTCTGTAAGTGGAATAATTGTAGGGGCGGTTACTGCTCCTACACCACTTGGTTTCGATGGCCCTAAAGTAGTTTACAACATGAAAGGTGTCGAATCTTTAGGAATTACGGAAACTTTCGATACTACGGAAAACACAATTTTACATAGGCATCTAAAAGAATTTTACCGAAACGCTGGAGATGGTACTGAATTGTACCTAATGGTTGTGGAAAGTGGATTAAGAACAATGAGCTCTATTTGTGAAGAACAGGCTAAAAGAATGTTAGCTTTTGCGAAAGGAAAAATTAAACAAATAGCTATTGCCTATAATGAACCTGGTCAATATACCATGTTAAATGGAATGCCAGAAAATGTGTATAGCGCAATTCCAAAAGCTCAAGGATTAGCTTTATGGGCTTACAATAACCACATGCCTTGTCAAGTGTTTTTAGAGGGATATAACTGTGGAAATAATGCCGCTAGTATGGCTAATTTAAGAGAAATAGCAAATCTTAACGCAACAAAAGTTTCTGTATTTATTGGTCAAGATTATAATTATGCAAAGAAACAGGCAAGTAAACATTTTGCAGATGTCGGTAGTTTATTAGGTATTTGTGCCAAGGCGAAAGTAAATGAAAATGTTGGTAATAATGAAAAATTCAATATTACCGATGCCACAAAAGATGCTTGGCTAGAACCTGGTTTATCATCACATACACAAAATGATGAAATTTTTGAGGACCTGCAAACCCTTGAAACCAAAGGCTATCTTTTTGGTTTAGAATATACAGGTATGGCGGGTGTTCGTATAAATAACGATCACACTTGTACGCCTATTATTGTAGATGCAAACAACAAAGTTAACGAGCATACTATTGCTTATGGGCGTGTTTTAGATAAAGCTGTAAGAGGTTTGCGAACGGCATATTTACCTAAGGTAAAAACAGATTGGGTAGTCAATAAAGATACAGGTAAAATTCCTCCAGGAGTAGTTGTTGCCCTAGAAGATATTGGCGACAAAGTTTTTGAAGATATGGAGCAACGTAGCGAAATTACATTCGGTAAAACCTTTGTTGATAAAGACAGTGATTTAATTGTTTCTAAAGAGTTGAAAGTTTCCTTTGTTTTAGTTCCTAAAGGAGCAATTGGTGAAATAAAAGGAACTATTAATTTAAAAACACAAGCGTAA
- a CDS encoding Clp protease ClpP, with the protein MIIRTLGNKLQAYGRIWNGDGEYFVSCLNRIEAEYDDVEVHLHTVGGDVFAGNFIFNGLNKSTKVSKLVVDGIAASMGAIATTAIENVEIVDNGYLMIHAPSANPRGTADEIQKEVDLLRSMEKDFVRKLVAKTGLPEAKVKLWLVGDNWFDAEKCLALGLVSKIIPAVVKLPVVIEDPTALQISEVSSRYAALLTTPINKTNTIKKTNMKQPLITALGLSEVTAQSSDTAIITAVQAQLQTEIQARKVAETALADYKKGEIKALLDTAEKDKLFDATQREVYAKIGESAGVEALRIVLKSPKNNAAPNIADAIQNGSSGQPETRATWDFDKWQKEDPKGLEKLAEKSPAEYDKMFNAKYNK; encoded by the coding sequence ATGATTATAAGAACCCTTGGAAATAAACTACAAGCATACGGCAGAATTTGGAACGGTGATGGCGAATATTTTGTTTCATGCCTAAACAGAATAGAAGCTGAATATGACGATGTAGAAGTACATCTGCATACTGTTGGTGGCGATGTTTTTGCGGGGAATTTCATTTTTAACGGTCTAAATAAATCAACAAAAGTTAGCAAACTTGTAGTTGATGGAATTGCTGCTAGTATGGGAGCTATAGCCACAACAGCTATTGAAAATGTTGAAATAGTAGATAATGGATATTTAATGATTCATGCGCCATCGGCAAACCCTCGTGGTACTGCCGATGAAATTCAAAAAGAAGTTGACTTATTGCGTTCGATGGAAAAAGATTTTGTAAGAAAGTTAGTTGCAAAAACAGGTTTACCAGAAGCAAAAGTAAAATTATGGTTAGTTGGTGATAACTGGTTTGATGCCGAAAAATGTTTGGCTTTAGGCTTGGTATCTAAAATAATTCCTGCGGTTGTAAAACTTCCAGTAGTTATTGAAGACCCTACCGCCTTACAAATTTCAGAAGTGTCCAGTAGATACGCTGCCTTGTTAACCACACCAATTAATAAAACAAATACGATAAAAAAAACGAATATGAAACAACCACTGATTACGGCTTTGGGCTTATCGGAAGTTACTGCACAAAGTTCAGATACTGCTATTATAACGGCGGTACAAGCTCAATTACAAACAGAAATACAAGCTCGTAAAGTTGCTGAAACTGCCTTGGCGGATTATAAAAAAGGTGAAATAAAAGCCCTTTTAGATACTGCCGAAAAGGATAAACTATTCGATGCTACGCAAAGAGAAGTTTACGCTAAAATAGGAGAATCAGCAGGTGTTGAAGCTTTAAGAATTGTGCTAAAATCTCCAAAAAACAATGCCGCTCCAAATATTGCAGATGCAATTCAAAACGGTAGTTCTGGGCAACCTGAAACTCGTGCTACTTGGGATTTTGACAAATGGCAAAAAGAAGATCCAAAAGGATTGGAAAAACTAGCAGAAAAAAGCCCTGCGGAGTATGATAAAATGTTTAACGCTAAATACAATAAATAA